A single window of Salvia splendens isolate huo1 chromosome 6, SspV2, whole genome shotgun sequence DNA harbors:
- the LOC121806942 gene encoding auxin-induced protein AUX22-like, which yields MEKNGSGLETELRLGLPGAEKNEKKRVFEEFEDKAAVHKNQVVGWPPVAAFRRKNSLNGGKMYVKVSMDGAPFLRKVDLSMHKGYSELVRALEDLFGCFGIGEALKEDEENNEFVPIYEDKDGDWMLLGDVPWEMFANSCKRLRVMKRAEANGVGLHAKDLLKGLSKEE from the exons ATGGAGAAAAACGGCTCCGGACTCGAGACCGAGCTGCGGCTGGGGCTTCCCGGCGCGGAGAAAAATGAGAAGAAGAGGGTTTTTGAGGAATTTGAGGATAAGGCGGCGGTGCACAAGAATCAGGTGGTGGGGTGGCCGCCGGTGGCAGCGTTCCGGCGGAAGAACAGCTTAAACGGCGGGAAAATGTACGTGAAGGTTAGTATGGATGGAGCCCCCTTTCTTAGGAAGGTTGATTTGAGCATGCACAAAGGCTATTCCGAGCTTGTTAGAGCCCTTGAAGATTTGTTTGGCTGTTTCGGAATTG GGGAAGCATTGAAGGAGGATGAAGAAAATAATGAATTTGTTCCCATATACGAGGACAAAGATGGGGACTGGATGCTTCTTGGAGATGTTCCATGGGA GATGTTTGCAAACTCATGCAAAAGGCTGAGGGTGATGAAAAGGGCAGAAGCAAATGGTGTTGGGCTTCATGCAAAGGACCTTCTCAAGGGACTTTCCAAAGAGGAGTAG
- the LOC121807701 gene encoding cyclin-dependent kinase G1-like: MEHMDFDLRGYMAEEVLPTPQVKMLMKQLIQGVYFLHQHRVVHRDLKPSNILVNRGGELKICDFGLSMRIGEEWGPTVGTLWYMAPELLLGEKSYSCAVDMWAVGCVMVEMLLRKVLFRGKSKEDQLHEIYCILGHPDNKNDDATISSAKYMLSEAGFDLLKGLLTCDPTKRITSQSALNHAWLTDGLSPTQYMDKPRFYLS; this comes from the coding sequence ATGGAGCATATGGACTTTGATTTGAGAGGATACATGGCGGAAGAGGTCCTCCCAACTCCTCAAGTCAAGATGTTGATGAAGCAGTTGATCCAAGGCGTCTACTTTCTCCACCAACACCGAGTTGTGCATAGGGATCTCAAGCCCTCCAACATCCTTGTCAACAGAGGGGGTGAGTTGAAGATATGTGACTTCGGGTTGTCGATGAGGATTGGGGAGGAATGGGGGCCCACTGTGGGGACATTGTGGTACATGGCGCCGGAGCTGCTTCTTGGAGAGAAGAGCTATTCGTGTGCGGTGGATATGTGGGCGGTGGGATGTGTAATGGTGGAGATGTTGCTGAGGAAAGTGCTCTTTAGAGGGAAATCCAAGGAAGATCAGTTGCACGAGATATATTGCATTCTTGGTCATCCAGATAACAAGAATGATGATGCTACAATATCATCTGCAAAGTACATGCTTTCTGAAGCTGGATTTGATCTGTTAAAGGGGCTGCTGACTTGTGATCCAACCAAGAGAATCACATCACAATCTGCTTTGAATCATGCTTGGTTGACTGATGGACTGAGTCCTACTCAATACATGGACAAACCcagattctatctctcttaG
- the LOC121806172 gene encoding V-type proton ATPase subunit c''2, which yields MDSTMVTSSSSWGQALLRISPYTFSAIGIAISIGVSVLGAAWGIYITGSSLIGAAIKAPRITSKNLISVIFCEAVAIYGVIVAIILQTKLDSVPKSKMYDPESMRAGYAIFASGIIVGFANLVCGLCVGIIGSSCALSDAQNSTLFVKILVIEIFGSALGLFGVIVGIIMSAQATWPTK from the exons ATGGACAGCACGATGGTGACCTCATCGAGCTCTTGGGGGCAGGCGCTGCTTCGGATCTCTCCGTACACCTTCTCCGCCATCGGAATCGCCATCTCCATCGGCGTCTCTGTCCTCGGCGCCGCCTG GGGAATTTACATAACGGGGAGTAGTTTAATTGGTGCTGCCATCAAAGCACCTCGCATTACCTCCAAAAACCTAATCAG TGTCATTTTCTGTGAGGCTGTTGCTATATATGGAGTCATTGTAGCTATCATTCTACAAACAAAGCTTGATAGTGTGCCTAAGTCAAAGATGTATGATCCTGAATCCATGAGAGCTGGCTATGCCATATTTGCATCTGGAATTATCGTGGGCTTTGCTAACCTTGTCTGCGG GCTATGCGTTGGTATCATAGGAAGCAGCTGTGCCCTATCCGATGCCCAAAACTCGACTCTTTTTGTTAAGATCCTTGTCATCGAGATTTTTGGCAGTGCACTTGGATTGTTTGGAGTCATTGTAGGCATTATAATGTCAGCTCAAGCTACATGGCCAACTAAGTGA